A single genomic interval of Salinarchaeum sp. IM2453 harbors:
- a CDS encoding NCS2 family permease: protein MSISERVAEYFDFEEYETTYRTELIAGLTTFLAMSYIIAVNPQILADAILADEAMADAYSRTQIVEMLAVVTILASVIATVVMAFYAKRPFGLAPGMGLNAFFTYTVVVGLGIPWQTALAAVFVEGIIFILLTAVGARRYLIELFPEPVKRGVGAGIGAFLLFLGLQEMNVVVSYPDGTLVQMGNIASDPVAIVAVVGLFLTFILWARDIRGSIVIGILTTALAGWALALSGVSSRLAPEAQQDAIESDGLTGLLGAEYDFSPLFGAFYEGLQDIDPVVFALVVFTFFFVDFFDTAGTLIGVSQIGGFLDSDGNLPEMEKPLMADAVGTTAGSILGTSTITTFIESSTGLEEGGRTGFTALAVSGFFLLSLLAVPLISAIPAYASYLALVVVGVIMLQGVVDIDWQDPAWAISGGLTILVMPMTTSIADGIAAGIIAYPIIKTAMGQIDETRPGQWILAFLFIIYYYVTTSGLLESMTTILLFH, encoded by the coding sequence ATGTCAATATCGGAGCGAGTGGCAGAGTACTTCGATTTCGAGGAGTATGAAACGACTTACCGTACCGAACTTATCGCAGGTCTGACTACGTTTCTTGCGATGTCGTACATCATCGCAGTTAATCCACAAATCTTAGCTGATGCAATTTTGGCAGACGAGGCGATGGCTGATGCGTATTCACGCACACAAATTGTTGAGATGCTCGCCGTCGTCACCATCCTCGCTTCAGTTATTGCGACGGTTGTAATGGCTTTCTACGCTAAGCGGCCATTTGGCTTGGCTCCGGGGATGGGACTTAATGCCTTTTTCACCTATACCGTTGTGGTTGGTCTTGGAATTCCATGGCAGACAGCATTGGCTGCCGTGTTTGTGGAAGGTATTATTTTTATTCTGCTTACTGCTGTTGGGGCACGCCGATACCTCATTGAATTATTCCCAGAACCAGTCAAGCGTGGTGTTGGAGCTGGTATCGGTGCATTCTTACTCTTCCTTGGGTTGCAGGAAATGAATGTTGTTGTCTCGTATCCAGATGGAACCCTTGTTCAAATGGGTAATATTGCTAGCGATCCAGTTGCTATTGTCGCAGTGGTCGGACTCTTCCTTACCTTCATTTTATGGGCCAGAGACATCCGTGGATCAATCGTCATCGGAATTTTAACAACTGCTTTGGCTGGTTGGGCGCTTGCCCTCTCTGGTGTTAGCTCTCGGCTTGCACCGGAGGCTCAGCAAGACGCTATTGAGTCAGATGGTCTTACTGGTCTACTGGGGGCGGAATATGACTTTTCTCCTTTATTTGGCGCCTTCTATGAAGGATTACAAGATATTGATCCCGTAGTATTTGCGTTAGTTGTATTTACCTTCTTCTTCGTTGACTTTTTCGACACTGCTGGTACGCTAATCGGTGTTTCACAGATTGGTGGATTCCTTGATTCAGATGGTAATCTCCCAGAAATGGAAAAGCCGCTGATGGCGGATGCTGTCGGAACAACTGCTGGTTCAATCTTAGGTACATCAACAATTACAACATTTATCGAATCTTCAACCGGTCTTGAAGAAGGTGGTCGAACAGGATTCACCGCTCTCGCTGTAAGTGGGTTCTTCCTCTTATCGCTGCTTGCTGTACCGCTTATTTCGGCAATCCCGGCATATGCTTCCTACCTTGCGTTAGTTGTTGTTGGTGTAATTATGCTCCAGGGTGTTGTCGATATCGACTGGCAGGACCCAGCTTGGGCTATTTCTGGTGGTCTAACCATCCTTGTCATGCCAATGACGACATCTATTGCAGACGGTATTGCTGCTGGTATCATTGCATACCCGATTATTAAAACAGCAATGGGTCAAATAGATGAAACCCGGCCTGGCCAATGGATCCTTGCATTCCTGTTTATTATCTATTACTACGTCACCACAAGTGGGCTGTTGGAATCAATGACGACTATTTTGCTCTTCCACTGA
- a CDS encoding glutathione S-transferase N-terminal domain-containing protein, with amino-acid sequence MSDHNLILYELSACPYCQKVRSKLSELGLDYESRKVPRDHADRDTVKEISGQTGVPVLVDKSNGIEGMPESDDIVEYLEQTYGTSNT; translated from the coding sequence ATGTCAGATCATAACCTGATTCTTTACGAGTTGTCCGCCTGTCCGTACTGCCAGAAAGTGCGTAGTAAGTTGTCCGAGCTGGGGCTCGATTATGAGTCACGGAAAGTCCCTCGGGACCATGCTGATCGTGATACTGTCAAAGAAATCAGCGGTCAAACTGGCGTACCTGTCTTGGTTGATAAATCAAACGGAATTGAGGGAATGCCGGAAAGCGACGATATTGTTGAGTACTTAGAGCAAACATACGGAACCTCGAACACCTAA
- a CDS encoding RNA-guided endonuclease TnpB family protein: protein MVNLVTTRTITAALTNDREGVVRDLDSLGRSGSKIWNVARWTIGRIWDHTGEITDEGPLKSYMKNQRCWKDLNSQSSQAIVEELSGAFQSWFEQDDPDANPPGYRKDGDERPRSTVTFKEDGFKLDTKHQQVRLSKGKNLKDGWADFVLCEYDTGPDEDLTDVEDVQQVRIVWNGDCWELHFVCKVSIDAADSSGEKTAGVDLGICNTAAVSVGDETLLYPGNTLKEDAHYFRQVEYDTEGENGPSSHAEWTRQKKSRRQEHFLHTVSKDIVEQCADRDVGTIAVGHPKNIREDEDWGRHGNKCLHDWAFETLLSHIEYKAEEHGIDVERVDEYELATSITWCECGTKAESNRVERGLYVCDECGLVANSDCNAAENMRATVTPSPAQDRSNGCLAQPSVRLFDKQTGRVAPQEQVRP from the coding sequence ATGGTGAATCTGGTCACAACACGCACCATTACGGCGGCACTCACCAACGACCGTGAGGGTGTTGTCCGTGACCTGGATTCACTCGGTCGTTCTGGGAGTAAAATCTGGAACGTTGCCCGGTGGACCATCGGTCGTATCTGGGACCATACCGGAGAAATCACGGACGAAGGACCGCTCAAATCCTACATGAAAAATCAACGGTGCTGGAAAGATTTGAACTCGCAGTCAAGTCAGGCAATTGTTGAAGAATTGTCTGGCGCTTTCCAGTCATGGTTCGAGCAAGATGACCCAGACGCGAATCCACCGGGCTACCGCAAAGACGGCGATGAGCGACCACGTTCAACTGTCACGTTCAAAGAAGACGGCTTCAAACTCGATACAAAACACCAGCAGGTCCGCCTCTCCAAAGGCAAGAACCTCAAAGACGGGTGGGCCGACTTCGTTCTCTGCGAGTACGACACCGGCCCAGACGAAGACCTGACCGACGTAGAAGACGTACAACAGGTCCGCATCGTCTGGAACGGCGACTGCTGGGAACTGCACTTCGTCTGTAAAGTCAGCATTGACGCCGCTGACTCCTCTGGTGAGAAGACGGCAGGTGTTGATCTCGGCATCTGCAACACGGCGGCTGTCTCTGTCGGTGACGAAACACTGCTGTATCCCGGCAACACGCTGAAAGAAGACGCACACTACTTCCGCCAAGTTGAATACGACACGGAAGGTGAGAACGGCCCCAGTAGCCATGCAGAGTGGACTCGACAGAAAAAATCCCGGCGACAAGAGCATTTCCTGCACACAGTGTCAAAAGACATCGTTGAACAATGTGCTGACCGCGATGTTGGCACGATAGCAGTCGGCCATCCGAAGAATATCCGCGAGGATGAAGATTGGGGGCGGCACGGGAACAAATGCCTCCACGACTGGGCGTTTGAGACACTTCTCAGTCACATCGAGTACAAAGCCGAAGAACACGGTATCGACGTGGAGCGGGTCGATGAGTACGAGTTAGCCACGTCGATAACCTGGTGTGAGTGTGGCACGAAAGCCGAGTCAAACCGTGTTGAGCGTGGGTTGTACGTCTGCGATGAGTGTGGGTTGGTGGCGAATAGTGACTGTAATGCGGCTGAGAATATGCGAGCGACGGTAACTCCGAGTCCTGCACAGGATAGGAGTAACGGCTGTCTGGCCCAGCCATCGGTTCGCCTGTTCGACAAGCAAACGGGGAGAGTAGCCCCACAAGAACAGGTGCGACCGTAG
- the twy1 gene encoding 4-demethylwyosine synthase TYW1, whose product MGTGDGTGQLTNPEYHNVNHTAVQPCGWTKNALNNEGTCYKSKFYGIHSHRCIQMTPVVRCNERCVFCWREHSGHAYELDGVEWDDPEAVVDASIELQKKLLSGFGGNDAVDEATFEEAMDPKHVAISLDGEPTLYPYLPELIQEYHERGITTFLVSNGTRPEIIKRCDPTQLYLSVDAPTREVYNDVVKPMDDNAWDTLMESLDIMGRTDSRTTIRTTLVGGHNDKNFDEYAELYRRADPDFVELKAYMHVGHSRDRLDRSTMPDHDDVIEFAQEMQKRLPEYGVLKDSPPSRVVMISKEKNTHYSFEEG is encoded by the coding sequence ATGGGCACGGGCGACGGTACAGGTCAGTTGACGAACCCTGAGTATCACAATGTCAATCACACGGCAGTACAGCCATGTGGCTGGACAAAAAACGCACTGAATAACGAAGGAACGTGCTATAAAAGCAAATTCTATGGTATTCACTCGCACCGTTGTATTCAGATGACACCTGTCGTCCGATGTAATGAACGATGTGTGTTTTGCTGGCGTGAGCATTCTGGTCACGCATACGAGCTTGATGGTGTCGAATGGGATGATCCCGAAGCAGTTGTTGATGCCTCGATTGAGTTACAAAAAAAGCTTCTCTCAGGGTTTGGAGGAAACGATGCTGTTGATGAAGCAACGTTTGAGGAGGCGATGGATCCAAAGCACGTGGCGATTTCACTTGATGGGGAACCAACACTGTACCCGTACCTGCCAGAGTTAATTCAGGAGTATCACGAGCGGGGGATAACGACGTTCCTTGTATCGAATGGAACGCGACCTGAGATAATCAAACGTTGTGACCCGACACAACTTTATTTATCAGTAGATGCTCCAACCAGAGAGGTCTATAATGATGTGGTAAAGCCAATGGACGACAATGCTTGGGACACTCTGATGGAATCACTTGATATAATGGGCAGGACAGACTCCCGAACAACAATTCGGACGACGCTTGTGGGGGGACACAACGACAAGAACTTTGACGAATATGCTGAACTGTATCGACGAGCTGATCCTGACTTTGTTGAATTGAAGGCATATATGCACGTAGGACACTCCCGCGATCGGCTTGACCGGTCAACGATGCCGGACCACGACGATGTGATTGAATTTGCGCAAGAAATGCAAAAACGTCTTCCAGAGTATGGTGTGCTCAAAGATTCACCACCATCTCGTGTTGTAATGATTTCAAAGGAGAAAAATACTCATTATAGTTTTGAAGAGGGGTGA
- the sepF gene encoding cell division protein SepF encodes MKMLKHVYPNRHRMSEDDYAEIDAPNTEHLNGPNGIAINIAEIRTQQDLLDAKDVLYGGDILVVYLEGEKSALSSSHIMDELRNTVEEVGGDIVQKGEDQLIVTPQTVQINRNKIGGE; translated from the coding sequence ATGAAGATGCTCAAGCATGTCTATCCAAATCGGCATCGAATGTCGGAAGACGACTATGCCGAAATAGATGCCCCAAATACGGAGCATCTAAACGGGCCGAATGGAATTGCGATCAATATTGCAGAAATTCGGACCCAACAAGATCTACTAGATGCAAAAGATGTACTGTACGGTGGGGATATTCTGGTCGTTTATCTTGAAGGGGAGAAAAGCGCACTTTCATCATCACATATCATGGACGAGCTTCGAAATACTGTTGAGGAAGTTGGTGGGGACATTGTACAAAAAGGCGAAGACCAGCTCATCGTTACGCCACAAACCGTGCAAATTAACCGAAATAAGATTGGAGGAGAGTAG
- a CDS encoding YihY/virulence factor BrkB family protein has protein sequence MDQYSVRELISIFKDTTYRANLLQIPFLAAAVAYYALFSVVPILAIVVVVGVMIGGEPFVMQMLDQTTGILTPETQEVLADALVGGVGRVGATALGSVALVWSAFRVFRAIDQAFSRIHRAVGEKPFISGLKDGISVIAVIIVGVVVVAAVHVLLQYFPLGPLAGLASMILLFLALIVVLLPMYYIYPQRDTTIRGVLPGATIAALGWVLLSSLYNIYVTIAGDVTLYGPIGGVLLLLALFYAASLVIMYGAVLNVVIADRQLQQSGT, from the coding sequence ATGGACCAATATTCAGTAAGAGAGCTAATCTCTATTTTTAAAGATACGACATATAGAGCTAATTTGTTACAAATCCCATTTCTGGCCGCAGCCGTTGCGTACTATGCGTTATTTTCTGTCGTCCCGATCCTTGCGATTGTCGTAGTTGTGGGGGTAATGATTGGTGGCGAACCATTTGTGATGCAGATGCTTGATCAAACAACGGGGATTCTTACACCAGAAACACAAGAGGTGCTGGCAGATGCGCTTGTTGGAGGTGTCGGCCGTGTAGGAGCAACAGCACTGGGATCAGTAGCACTAGTTTGGAGTGCGTTTCGAGTATTTCGTGCAATTGACCAAGCATTTTCCAGAATTCATCGGGCAGTTGGGGAAAAGCCATTTATTTCCGGGCTCAAAGACGGAATCTCGGTTATCGCTGTGATCATTGTTGGAGTAGTTGTCGTTGCCGCAGTCCACGTTCTTCTTCAGTATTTTCCATTAGGACCGCTCGCTGGATTAGCAAGTATGATACTCCTATTTTTAGCATTGATCGTCGTGTTGCTACCAATGTACTATATTTATCCACAGCGAGATACGACAATCCGAGGTGTTCTTCCAGGGGCAACTATTGCGGCATTAGGCTGGGTGCTTCTGAGTTCATTGTATAATATATACGTGACCATCGCTGGTGATGTAACACTATATGGGCCAATCGGTGGGGTGTTACTGTTGCTGGCACTGTTTTATGCAGCTTCACTTGTCATAATGTATGGAGCAGTTCTTAATGTCGTCATCGCGGACCGGCAGCTACAACAATCAGGGACATGA
- a CDS encoding Tfx family DNA-binding protein, translating to MPSADDILDRTGFNPDESILTRRQAVVLALRNEGLAQASIADRLGTSRANVSSIENSARENIQKARETIAFAEALEAPVQVTIESGTDLYDVPDQVYSACDEEGVKVTRSAPEFMKLISDAAGDAVTGREVVTDILVGVTSDGEVRVRRG from the coding sequence ATGCCATCAGCCGACGATATCTTAGATCGGACCGGATTCAATCCGGACGAAAGTATCCTAACTCGAAGGCAGGCGGTTGTTCTTGCCCTGCGAAATGAGGGTCTTGCACAGGCCTCAATTGCCGACCGTCTCGGAACATCCAGAGCTAATGTATCAAGTATCGAAAATAGCGCCCGCGAGAATATTCAGAAAGCACGGGAGACAATTGCATTTGCAGAAGCATTAGAAGCACCAGTGCAGGTAACGATTGAATCAGGAACCGATCTATACGATGTTCCTGATCAGGTGTATTCTGCATGTGATGAGGAGGGTGTCAAGGTAACGCGTTCAGCACCAGAATTTATGAAGCTCATTAGTGACGCTGCGGGCGACGCCGTCACTGGACGCGAAGTTGTTACTGATATTCTAGTTGGAGTGACAAGTGACGGAGAAGTTCGAGTTCGTCGAGGATGA
- the argF gene encoding ornithine carbamoyltransferase: MTVRHLLDIDDLTATEITDVLDIASDYKAELKDGTRHTDLEQHTLGMLFQKPSTRTRVSFETGMTQLGGHAVFLGEDDIQLGRGEPLKDTSRALSRYVDFLMARVFKHANVEELARYADVPVINGLTDDAHPCQTLSDLLTIKEVCGSFDDVTAAWVGDGNNVAQSFALGCALTGIDLTLATPDGYQVDEDVIDRTEKIGSAPVQTTDPQSAVQDADVVYTDVWTSMGHEDERDVRMRDFSGFQVDEDLLSLTEDAFVMHCLPANRGEEITETVIESDQAVVWQQAENRLHAQKGLLLWLNSQ, translated from the coding sequence ATGACAGTTCGTCATCTACTCGATATTGATGATCTTACGGCTACCGAGATAACAGATGTTTTAGACATTGCCTCAGACTACAAAGCAGAGCTCAAGGACGGAACACGACATACAGACCTTGAACAACATACACTTGGAATGCTTTTCCAGAAACCATCGACGCGAACACGTGTATCATTTGAAACGGGGATGACACAGCTCGGTGGGCATGCAGTGTTTCTCGGGGAAGACGATATTCAGCTTGGCCGGGGAGAGCCACTTAAAGATACATCAAGGGCTCTCTCTCGGTATGTTGACTTTTTGATGGCACGTGTATTCAAACACGCTAACGTCGAAGAATTAGCTCGGTATGCGGATGTACCAGTGATTAATGGATTGACCGACGACGCTCACCCATGCCAAACGTTGTCAGACTTACTGACAATAAAAGAAGTATGTGGATCATTTGACGATGTGACAGCAGCATGGGTTGGAGATGGAAATAATGTAGCTCAATCATTTGCACTTGGGTGTGCACTTACTGGAATCGACTTAACACTTGCAACCCCTGACGGATACCAAGTGGACGAAGATGTGATAGACCGCACTGAAAAGATTGGATCAGCACCAGTACAGACAACTGATCCGCAGTCCGCCGTTCAGGACGCTGATGTTGTGTATACAGACGTGTGGACTAGCATGGGGCACGAAGACGAGCGGGATGTCAGAATGCGAGACTTTAGTGGATTTCAGGTTGATGAGGACCTTCTTTCACTGACGGAAGATGCATTTGTCATGCACTGTCTGCCTGCTAATCGAGGAGAAGAAATCACTGAAACAGTTATTGAGTCAGATCAAGCAGTTGTATGGCAACAAGCAGAAAATAGACTACATGCACAGAAGGGACTGCTTCTCTGGCTTAATAGTCAATAA
- a CDS encoding [LysW]-lysine hydrolase, producing the protein MTAVSETTARELLIDLVEIPSPSGEEEKAAERLVEFFKNHDREAWIDEVGNVRAPADDSVLLTSHIDTVPGDIPVHVESAENDKILWGRGSVDATGPLAAMAAAAVNTGVSFAGVIQEETDSLGARHLAENRDEPGAVINGEPSGWDGITLGYRGILFGTYVATSESGHTSRPEPNAIEQAMSWWDGVESVVAEFGGDEYDPVFEQVTTKPISIDGGTSADGLSVEVTMDVQLRIPPQTDADSLRELADGELNTGTVNWGKPIPSVMESPRTPVARALRAAIRNVGGDPRLLRKTGTSDMNLYADTWDCPMATYGPGDSDLDHTPDEHLSLSEYDRSVAVLEKTASRLTRGETA; encoded by the coding sequence ATGACAGCAGTCTCAGAAACAACCGCAAGAGAACTCTTAATCGATCTTGTTGAGATACCATCACCAAGTGGTGAAGAAGAAAAAGCTGCGGAAAGACTAGTCGAGTTCTTCAAAAACCACGATCGAGAGGCGTGGATAGATGAAGTCGGAAATGTTCGTGCACCAGCAGATGATTCAGTCCTGTTAACCTCACATATTGATACAGTACCAGGAGATATTCCAGTTCATGTAGAGTCAGCAGAAAACGACAAAATACTATGGGGTCGAGGAAGTGTTGACGCAACGGGGCCTCTCGCTGCAATGGCAGCAGCAGCGGTTAATACAGGAGTCTCATTTGCTGGAGTAATACAGGAGGAGACAGACTCACTAGGTGCTAGACATTTAGCAGAGAATCGAGATGAACCTGGCGCAGTGATCAATGGTGAGCCAAGTGGATGGGACGGAATCACCCTTGGTTATCGGGGCATACTCTTTGGTACATATGTTGCCACCAGTGAGTCAGGGCATACATCACGACCAGAGCCGAATGCAATTGAGCAAGCTATGTCGTGGTGGGACGGAGTAGAGTCGGTTGTCGCCGAATTTGGTGGGGATGAATATGATCCAGTGTTTGAACAAGTGACAACCAAGCCAATATCAATTGATGGAGGCACAAGTGCTGATGGATTATCTGTTGAAGTGACTATGGATGTCCAACTTCGCATACCACCACAAACAGACGCAGACTCACTTCGAGAATTGGCAGACGGAGAACTTAACACAGGTACGGTTAACTGGGGTAAGCCAATTCCATCGGTAATGGAAAGCCCACGAACGCCAGTTGCCAGAGCACTACGAGCTGCAATTCGAAATGTTGGAGGAGATCCGCGTTTGCTCCGTAAGACCGGAACAAGTGATATGAACCTCTATGCTGATACATGGGACTGTCCAATGGCAACATACGGGCCTGGGGATTCGGACTTAGATCATACACCAGATGAGCATCTTTCACTCTCAGAGTATGATCGATCAGTTGCAGTCCTTGAAAAAACAGCAAGTCGTCTCACCAGAGGTGAAACAGCATGA
- a CDS encoding aspartate aminotransferase family protein has translation MSGFVYSEKPIRIERGEGPYLYTEDGTEYLDVGASYACTPVGHCHPDVVDAVTEEAKDLFYVQASYPVDSRDKLYNRLAAIAPGSIDNVWLCNSGTEANEAALKFARAATGREKIIATKRGFHGRTMGALATTWKKKYKHYYEPLMDGVEFVDYGDVEQLEEAVDEDTAAMIVEPVQGEGGIYPASAEYVKAAREITEEAGAALIADEIQTGLGRTGKMWACEHAGIVPDILTSAKGIASGLPMGATLVQDWVAENHGNHGSTFSGGPVISAAAAATLDVIVEEDLPSHAAEIGEYLAEELGAKIEADEIDARRVRGKGLMLGIEVKRGSNRLVKNLALKEQVLALPAGRTVLRLLPPLTIDKGHADQLLKSIDSVMGGADQ, from the coding sequence ATGAGCGGATTTGTCTACTCAGAGAAACCAATTCGTATCGAACGTGGAGAAGGACCGTATCTATATACCGAAGACGGAACAGAGTATCTTGATGTTGGAGCGAGCTATGCCTGTACACCAGTAGGACACTGTCACCCAGATGTGGTGGATGCTGTAACAGAAGAAGCAAAGGATTTGTTTTATGTACAGGCGTCATATCCGGTTGATTCCCGGGACAAACTGTATAATCGACTAGCAGCAATCGCTCCTGGGAGTATCGATAATGTCTGGCTTTGTAATTCTGGTACGGAAGCAAATGAAGCGGCACTAAAATTCGCTCGTGCTGCAACAGGACGAGAGAAAATTATTGCCACAAAACGAGGATTTCATGGTCGTACTATGGGTGCGTTGGCGACTACTTGGAAGAAGAAATACAAGCACTATTATGAGCCGCTCATGGACGGAGTAGAGTTTGTCGATTATGGAGATGTTGAACAATTAGAAGAAGCTGTCGACGAGGATACTGCAGCGATGATTGTTGAGCCAGTGCAGGGAGAAGGAGGGATCTATCCTGCTTCAGCAGAATACGTCAAAGCCGCTCGAGAAATAACCGAAGAAGCAGGAGCGGCACTAATTGCAGATGAAATTCAGACAGGGCTCGGTAGAACTGGAAAGATGTGGGCTTGTGAGCACGCAGGCATCGTTCCTGATATTCTAACGTCGGCTAAAGGGATTGCCAGCGGCCTGCCGATGGGGGCGACGCTTGTACAAGACTGGGTCGCCGAAAACCATGGAAATCATGGATCAACATTCTCAGGAGGACCTGTGATCAGTGCAGCAGCAGCAGCAACACTCGATGTGATTGTTGAAGAAGACTTGCCAAGCCACGCCGCTGAAATTGGTGAATATCTTGCAGAAGAGTTAGGCGCGAAGATTGAAGCGGATGAAATTGATGCACGGAGAGTACGGGGCAAGGGACTGATGCTCGGTATCGAGGTGAAACGTGGGTCAAATCGTCTTGTTAAGAACCTCGCACTCAAAGAGCAAGTGTTAGCACTCCCTGCTGGTCGGACTGTTCTTCGGCTACTGCCGCCTCTCACGATTGACAAAGGGCACGCAGACCAGCTTTTAAAATCGATTGACTCAGTCATGGGAGGCGCAGATCAATGA
- a CDS encoding acetylglutamate/acetylaminoadipate kinase, whose product MTVVLKIGGARAVDPAGAIGDVASLVEDGEEVIVVHGGSTAVDDTLEQLGEEPTYVETPSGVVGRFTDEKTIDVFKMVLPGRLNTDIVAALQNNDVDAVGLSGVDGKVLSGPRKSAVRVVEDGKRKIKRGDHSGIIKSVNDDLLTTLLSGGYTPVVTVPMLGKDDDRWLPVNADADRAAAAIAGAVDGDLVLLTDVPGVLEDPDDPETIIEQANTPEELEKIESAAEGFMKRKIMAAKESIESGASRVIIGDANTEMPVQSALDGAGTHIKNTAVPDQTEGSKE is encoded by the coding sequence ATGACAGTTGTACTCAAAATTGGCGGCGCACGCGCGGTTGATCCTGCGGGTGCTATCGGAGATGTTGCATCGCTTGTAGAAGACGGTGAAGAAGTGATTGTTGTTCATGGTGGATCCACAGCAGTTGATGATACACTTGAACAACTTGGGGAAGAGCCGACATATGTGGAGACACCAAGTGGGGTAGTTGGCAGGTTTACCGATGAAAAGACAATTGACGTCTTTAAAATGGTTCTTCCTGGTCGGTTAAATACTGATATTGTAGCCGCTTTGCAAAATAACGACGTTGATGCAGTTGGATTATCTGGTGTCGACGGAAAGGTGCTTAGCGGACCACGAAAGTCTGCTGTTCGAGTTGTTGAGGATGGAAAGCGAAAAATTAAACGAGGAGATCACTCCGGAATTATCAAGTCGGTAAATGATGATCTACTTACGACGCTTTTATCGGGAGGTTACACACCAGTTGTAACAGTTCCAATGTTGGGCAAAGACGATGATAGGTGGCTGCCTGTTAACGCGGATGCAGATCGGGCTGCAGCGGCTATTGCTGGGGCTGTAGATGGAGATCTTGTGCTTCTAACAGACGTCCCAGGAGTGCTTGAGGACCCAGACGATCCAGAGACGATTATTGAGCAGGCCAACACTCCTGAAGAGTTGGAGAAGATCGAATCGGCTGCTGAAGGATTCATGAAGCGAAAGATTATGGCAGCAAAAGAATCGATCGAGAGTGGTGCATCGCGGGTTATAATTGGAGATGCGAACACAGAGATGCCGGTACAGTCAGCATTGGACGGTGCTGGAACACATATCAAAAACACTGCGGTACCAGATCAAACGGAGGGATCTAAGGAATGA
- the argC gene encoding N-acetyl-gamma-glutamyl-phosphate reductase — MSETITAGVIGGSGFTGGELLRIIDSHPVLTLDQATSRSYTGKSIGYVHPNLRHRDDRFIDPDDLSSVDILFTATPHGVSMKHIDEYVDVADTVVDLSADFRLSTEEQYNEWYDGHSAPDRLDQAVYALPEINRENLPQADLIAAGGCNATATIIGLYPLVKSDVITGSEQIVVDVKVGSSEGGAAESQASNHAERSGIVRPYAPTGHRHEAEIEEYLGVSVSFTAHAVDMIRGASATAHIFPEQPVTNSDLWRAYRDVYEDEPFVRMASGGGGVYRYPEPKVVAGSNYAEVGFEVDPGNKRLVVFSAIDNMMKGSAGQAVHAANIALGLDETAGLESTGFHPIGAP, encoded by the coding sequence ATGAGCGAGACAATAACAGCTGGTGTTATTGGAGGTTCTGGGTTCACTGGAGGAGAACTATTGCGAATAATTGATTCACATCCGGTTTTGACCCTCGACCAAGCAACGAGTCGCTCGTATACCGGAAAGTCCATCGGATATGTACATCCAAACCTCCGTCATCGTGATGATCGCTTTATTGACCCGGATGATCTCTCGTCTGTAGATATATTGTTTACTGCAACACCACACGGAGTGTCAATGAAGCACATAGACGAGTATGTGGATGTTGCAGACACAGTGGTTGATTTGTCAGCTGACTTCCGTCTTTCAACAGAAGAACAATACAACGAGTGGTATGATGGCCACAGTGCGCCGGATCGACTTGATCAAGCGGTCTATGCCTTACCGGAAATTAATCGGGAGAATCTTCCACAGGCAGATTTAATTGCTGCTGGAGGTTGTAACGCAACAGCCACAATTATCGGGCTCTATCCACTCGTCAAATCAGACGTCATCACAGGCAGCGAGCAGATTGTCGTTGATGTCAAGGTTGGGTCGTCTGAAGGAGGTGCTGCGGAGAGTCAAGCGTCAAATCACGCAGAGCGCTCGGGAATAGTTCGCCCGTACGCACCAACAGGACATCGTCACGAAGCCGAAATCGAAGAGTATCTTGGAGTATCAGTCTCGTTTACAGCACATGCAGTTGATATGATTCGAGGTGCGTCGGCGACAGCACATATCTTTCCGGAACAGCCAGTGACGAACAGCGATCTATGGCGTGCATATCGTGACGTGTACGAAGATGAGCCATTCGTTCGCATGGCATCGGGAGGAGGCGGAGTCTATCGATACCCAGAGCCAAAGGTGGTAGCTGGATCAAATTATGCAGAGGTTGGATTTGAAGTTGATCCAGGGAACAAGCGTTTAGTCGTGTTTAGTGCGATTGATAACATGATGAAAGGGTCAGCGGGACAAGCAGTGCACGCTGCTAATATTGCGTTGGGGCTTGATGAAACAGCTGGGCTTGAATCAACTGGTTTTCATCCAATTGGGGCTCCATAG